The sequence AACGGGTGAACTTTCGCGGTTCTTTTTACGTTTTGGAAGGGCTGCCGCTTTGCAATGGAAATAACGAGTCTACTTTTTAGTGGTTAATCTCTGATTTTTCTATCATGCCTGCATTAGAAACAATGATATTATATATGTAATCGCTTTCTAGTTGCGATTGTCATGGAATAGAACCAGTGTTAATTGCGATTAAAGAAAGCATTTTCCTGGATGATTTAGTAGCAAAGAGTAGCATGCCGTGATACAGAGCAATGGAAAGTGACTTTCGAAAAATAACAACGATAAAGAAAGGAGTTGCTTCAATGCAATCAAACACGAAACAAAACTTATGGGGATATCTGTTTATTGGACCATTTATTATTGGTTTCCTAGCATTTACCATTATTCCGATAATTACATCGTTTTATTTATCATTTACCTCCTATGATTTATTTTCTGCACCACAATGGATAGGGTTTGATAACTTTAAGGAAATGTTTACAGATGATCCGCGATATTTACATTCATTAAAAATAACCATTATTTATGTATTTGCTGGTGTACCGTTACGATTACTATTTGCATTGGTTGTAGCGATGCTGCTTAATACAGCCTCAAGAGCAGTAGGGTTATACCGCACTCTCTACTATTTACCTTCATTAATCGGTGGAAGTGTTGCTGTTGCCATTATGTGGCGTAATATTTTTGGTGATGAGGGAGTAGTCAACCTGGCTTTAATGTCGATGGGAATTGATCCAGTCAGATGGTTTGGCGATCCTACTGCTGCATTATGGATGCTGATTTTCTTATCCATCTGGCAATTTGGTTCATCCATGTTAATTTTTCTCGCTGGTTTGAAGTCTATTCCACAAAGCTATTATGAAGCGGCAAGTGTAGATGGGGCGAATTATTTCCAGAAATTTTTCAAGATTACAGTTCCCATGCTAAGCCCGGTAATTCTATTTAATGCAATAATGCAAACGATTTCTGCTTTTATGACGTTTGTTCCAGCATATATTATTTCCAAAGGTACTGGTGGACCGCTAGATGGAACATTGCTCTATTCATTGTACTTATTTAAACAAGGTTTTGAATTTTTCTCTATGGGTTATGCGTCTGCTATGGCTTGGATTATGCTAATCATTATTGCCATTTTTACATCCATCATCTTCATGTCATCAAGATTTTGGGTTCACTATGAGTCAGAAGGAGGCAAATAATTGATGAAAGCAAAATATATTAACAAGTTCATTTATCATATTATTGTCGGTGGATTTGCTGTTCTATTACTATATCCAGTTGCATGGTTGATCATGAGTTCATTTAAGCAGAGTGAGCGTATTTTCCTCACAGCAGATTCTTTAATACCGAATCCATTTGTATTAAGTAATTACGGACAAGGCTGGCAGGGTTTTGGTGATTATGGTTTTGGAACATTTATGACCAATACCGCAATATTTGTTGTGTTGGTATTAATTGGCCACTTAATATCTTGTACTTTAATTGCTTTTGGTTTTGCAAGGTTGAAGTTTGCGGGTCGCGGATTCTGGTTTGCGATTATGATACTGACGCTCATGTTACCAGCTGAAGTAGTAATGATTCCGCAGTATATTATTTTTGCAAAATTAGGATGGTTA is a genomic window of Gracilibacillus salinarum containing:
- a CDS encoding carbohydrate ABC transporter permease, with amino-acid sequence MQSNTKQNLWGYLFIGPFIIGFLAFTIIPIITSFYLSFTSYDLFSAPQWIGFDNFKEMFTDDPRYLHSLKITIIYVFAGVPLRLLFALVVAMLLNTASRAVGLYRTLYYLPSLIGGSVAVAIMWRNIFGDEGVVNLALMSMGIDPVRWFGDPTAALWMLIFLSIWQFGSSMLIFLAGLKSIPQSYYEAASVDGANYFQKFFKITVPMLSPVILFNAIMQTISAFMTFVPAYIISKGTGGPLDGTLLYSLYLFKQGFEFFSMGYASAMAWIMLIIIAIFTSIIFMSSRFWVHYESEGGK